A part of Desulfotomaculum nigrificans DSM 574 genomic DNA contains:
- a CDS encoding DNA topoisomerase III, whose protein sequence is MKTLVITEKPSVAKDITSVLGRFESKDGYLENSEYLISWAFGHLVELADPAVYDPALTKWALETLPIIPDPFKLTEISGSSAKQLRALKKLLNLPEVVQVINACDAGREGELIFRRIYRYCNCRKPIKRLWLSETTPSAVKAAFAALRDGREYNNLAAAAEARSQADWLVGINGTRAFSVRHNTVLSVGRVQTPTLNLVVSREREIQNFVSKPYWEVYAGFQVNGGTYRGKWFTKETCRLNDSQTARALADKVAREGVGKIITLVQKEAKEQPPFLFNLNDLQKEANRRYGYTAQQTLDIAQALYEKHKLLTYPRTDSRHLSTAMVATLAGRLSALQNLPGYKGFIPAEVPVLNKRYVDDAKITDHHAIVPTDRNPAEVQLNDQEEKIYDLVVRRFLSIFYPEARYAVTEVVTQAAGETFGSKGKVELAAGWKVLWRDQQQEQKEDDEEQEDQHLPPLSEGENVVVANAEPVEKQTKPPRRFTEATLLAAMESAGRFTEDREMAEVLKEAGGIGTPATRAAIIERLIKVGYINRDKKNLVPTPKGITLIDLVPEQLKSVEMTATWEEGLRRIEQGQENSAAWMKSICEYTRELVELARNQETAISIATEKKALGTCPVCGRDVIETSKSYGCSGYKDGCKFTIWKEIAGKKISPKQAGDLLSKGKTGIIKGFKGKSGKTFDAILVIGEGGKIEFNFPDRSQSPEKTSKNSLGKCPICGRDVVENSRGFGCSGYQDGCKFTIWKEISGKKIGITVVKELLAKGRSSVLKGFKSKAGKEFAAALVISNGKVEFEFTRKNR, encoded by the coding sequence TTGAAAACCTTAGTAATAACCGAGAAACCATCCGTAGCAAAAGATATTACCTCAGTTTTAGGCAGATTCGAAAGCAAGGACGGCTACCTGGAAAACAGCGAATACCTGATTTCCTGGGCCTTTGGCCATCTGGTGGAACTGGCCGACCCGGCCGTCTACGACCCGGCCCTTACCAAATGGGCTTTAGAAACCCTGCCTATCATCCCTGACCCCTTCAAACTTACAGAGATTAGCGGCTCATCTGCCAAACAGCTGCGGGCGCTGAAAAAACTGCTCAACCTACCGGAAGTAGTCCAGGTGATAAACGCCTGCGATGCCGGAAGGGAAGGTGAATTAATCTTCCGCCGGATCTACCGGTACTGCAACTGCCGGAAGCCAATTAAAAGACTGTGGCTGTCCGAAACAACGCCGTCGGCGGTAAAAGCCGCCTTTGCTGCCTTACGGGACGGCAGGGAATACAACAACCTGGCAGCAGCCGCCGAAGCCCGCAGCCAGGCGGACTGGCTGGTAGGCATTAACGGTACCAGGGCCTTTTCAGTACGGCACAACACCGTACTGTCGGTGGGGCGGGTGCAGACCCCAACCCTAAACCTGGTGGTCAGCAGGGAAAGGGAGATACAAAACTTTGTGTCAAAGCCATACTGGGAAGTTTACGCAGGTTTTCAGGTCAACGGAGGAACCTACCGGGGCAAATGGTTCACCAAAGAAACCTGCAGGCTCAATGATTCTCAAACTGCCAGAGCACTGGCAGACAAAGTTGCCCGTGAAGGTGTAGGGAAAATCATAACTTTAGTGCAGAAGGAGGCCAAAGAACAGCCGCCTTTTTTATTTAACCTTAACGACCTGCAAAAAGAAGCCAACCGGCGGTACGGCTATACAGCCCAGCAGACACTGGATATTGCCCAGGCCCTGTATGAAAAGCACAAACTACTGACCTATCCCCGTACCGACAGCCGTCACCTGTCCACTGCCATGGTTGCAACCTTAGCCGGACGTTTATCAGCACTGCAAAACCTGCCGGGCTATAAGGGTTTTATCCCTGCAGAAGTACCGGTCCTGAATAAAAGATACGTGGACGATGCCAAAATCACCGACCACCATGCCATTGTCCCCACAGACAGAAACCCGGCCGAAGTGCAGTTGAACGATCAAGAAGAAAAAATATATGACTTGGTGGTGCGGCGGTTTTTAAGCATATTCTACCCGGAGGCCAGGTATGCCGTAACTGAAGTTGTTACCCAGGCAGCCGGTGAAACTTTCGGCTCTAAGGGTAAAGTGGAGCTGGCCGCTGGCTGGAAAGTTCTGTGGCGTGATCAACAGCAGGAGCAAAAAGAAGACGATGAAGAGCAGGAAGACCAGCACCTGCCGCCTCTAAGTGAAGGGGAAAATGTAGTGGTAGCAAATGCAGAGCCAGTGGAAAAACAGACTAAACCACCCAGACGATTTACAGAAGCAACGCTACTGGCAGCTATGGAGAGTGCCGGCCGGTTTACTGAAGACAGGGAAATGGCCGAGGTGCTGAAGGAGGCCGGTGGCATTGGCACACCTGCTACCCGGGCGGCTATCATCGAACGATTGATAAAAGTTGGCTACATCAACCGTGATAAAAAGAACCTGGTCCCGACCCCAAAAGGCATAACCCTGATTGACCTGGTGCCGGAGCAGCTGAAATCAGTTGAGATGACTGCAACCTGGGAAGAAGGCCTGCGGCGGATCGAGCAAGGACAAGAAAACAGCGCGGCATGGATGAAGAGTATATGTGAATATACCAGGGAACTGGTGGAACTGGCCCGGAATCAAGAAACAGCCATCAGCATTGCCACGGAAAAGAAAGCTCTTGGCACTTGCCCGGTTTGCGGCCGGGACGTGATAGAAACATCCAAAAGTTACGGGTGTTCAGGGTACAAAGACGGGTGCAAATTCACCATCTGGAAAGAAATAGCCGGTAAAAAGATCAGCCCAAAACAAGCCGGGGACCTGTTATCCAAGGGTAAAACGGGAATTATCAAAGGCTTCAAAGGAAAGTCTGGAAAAACCTTTGATGCGATATTAGTCATTGGGGAAGGCGGCAAGATCGAGTTTAACTTTCCGGACAGATCCCAATCGCCGGAAAAAACCAGCAAAAACTCTCTGGGTAAATGCCCTATCTGCGGCAGAGATGTGGTTGAAAACAGCCGGGGATTTGGATGCTCAGGCTATCAAGATGGTTGTAAATTCACCATCTGGAAGGAAATCTCAGGAAAGAAAATCGGAATTACCGTTGTCAAAGAACTGCTGGCTAAAGGCCGTTCCAGTGTTTTAAAAGGATTTAAAAGTAAAGCCGGCAAGGAATTTGCGGCCGCTCTGGTTATTAGTAACGGTAAAGTTGAATTTGAGTTTACCAGGAAAAACAGATAA
- a CDS encoding replicative helicase loader/inhibitor, producing MTKTETAKLLSYITAVYPNIDIRQGTIEAWHDLLCDIPYENAKAAVKKVLAEQEISCLPAVGKIRAAAVELTTPRLPSASEAWGEVTRAMRLYGYYRPDEALASMSPATAAVVKRFGWREMCACEEPEVLRGQFRMAYEQYAAREREMAIMPADIRQLINGVAERLMLETG from the coding sequence TTGACTAAAACAGAAACAGCTAAACTGTTAAGCTACATCACGGCGGTATATCCCAATATCGACATTCGGCAGGGGACCATTGAAGCCTGGCACGACCTGTTATGTGACATACCCTACGAAAACGCCAAAGCAGCCGTCAAAAAAGTATTGGCTGAACAAGAAATTTCATGCCTGCCGGCGGTGGGAAAAATCAGGGCAGCAGCTGTAGAATTGACTACTCCAAGACTGCCCAGTGCGTCCGAAGCTTGGGGCGAAGTAACCAGAGCCATGAGGTTATATGGCTACTACCGGCCGGATGAGGCCTTGGCCTCGATGTCCCCGGCTACTGCCGCCGTAGTAAAACGTTTTGGCTGGCGTGAAATGTGTGCCTGTGAGGAACCAGAGGTGCTTCGGGGCCAATTCCGCATGGCCTATGAGCAATACGCCGCCCGGGAACGAGAAATGGCTATCATGCCTGCTGATATACGCCAGTTGATTAACGGCGTAGCGGAACGGCTGATGTTGGAGACCGGTTAG